The window AAGCCAAGTATCTTGAAGTACCATACCAAACATTTTTCTTAAATCAGATCTCTTAAAATCCCTTATATCAACACCATCTACAGTTATTCTACCTCCATCTATCTCATAAAACCTCATAAGAAGATTTACAAGAGTAGTTTTACCAGCACCTGTAGGACCAACTATAGCTACCATCTGACCTTTTTTAACATTTATATTCATATTTTTTATAAGAGATTGATCTTTTTTATATGAAAACTCTACATTTTCAAATACTACATCTCCCTTAGGATTATCTACGATTACACTATTATCAATATCCGCTATTTCTTCATCCTCATCTAATATTTCAAACACACGCTCTGCCGATGCTATAGTAGATTGAATTATATTAGCTACATTTGCTGTTTGGACTATAGGTTGACTAAATTGTCTTGTATATTGAATAAAGGCTTGAACATCACCAATCTGAATGCTACCTCTAGTTACAAGTACTCCTCCAACAACACTTACCAGAACGTATCCTAGATTATTCACAAAGCTCATAAGAGGCATTATTACTCCAGATATAAACTGTGCCCTCCATGCAACATTATAAAGTTTGTTATTTATATCAGAAAATTTCTTAATAGATTCTTTTTCTTGCGAAAACGCCTTTACTACTTTATGCCCAGTGTACGTTTCCTCCACATGCCCATTTAGTTGTCCTAAATAAAATTGTTGTTCTTTAAAGAATTTCTGAGACTTACTAGCAACAGTCTTTGTTATAATTATACTCAACGGAAGAGTTATAAGCGTAATCAAAGTAAGAACCCAACTTATAGTAAACATCATAACTATAACACCCAAAATAGTTATGATAGAAGTTATCAATTGCGTAATACTTTGCTGAAGAGTATTACTCACATTATCAATATCATTAGTAACCCTACTTAATATTTCTCCATTTGATCTTGAATCATAATAACCAAGTGGAAGTTTACCTAATTTATCACTTACATCTTTTCTCATTTCAAATACAGTGTTTTGCGCAACACTTGCCATTATATACTGCATAATATAACTAAATGCAGCGCTTACTACATATAAGCACGATAAAATTACAATTATATTTGATATATACCCAAAGTCTATGCTAGCACCTGGAATACCTTTCATCTTCATCATCAAACCCTCAAATAATTTAGTAGTAGCCTTTCCCATTATCTTAGGACTTAATATACTAAAAATAGTACTAAATATAGCCAAAATAACTACCAATATAAGCTTTGATATGCTTGGTTTTAGATAAACTAATAACCTATTGAGTGTTACTTTAAAATTCTTTGCCTTTTCTACGGGGATACTCATAGCATTTCCTCTATGTCCTGAACTTGTAGATTTTGTGTTTTTATCACTCATTAGATTTCCTCCTTTGAAAGCTGAGAAGATACTATTTCTTGATATACACTACATGATTTTAATAATTCTTTATGCGTTCCCATTCCCGCTATATTTCCATCTTCAAGAACAATTATCCTATTTGCATCCATTACAGTCGTAACTCTTTGAGCAACTATTATCACAGTATCGTTTACAGTCTCTTTCTTTAAAGCCTGTCTAAGCTTTGCATCAGTTTTGAAATCAAGTGCAGAAAAACTGTCATCAAATACATATATCTCTGGCTTTCTAACCAAAGCCCTAGCTATAGATATTCTTTGTTTTTGACCTCCTGATAAATTAGTTCCCCCCTGAGATATATAAGAATCAAACCCCTCTTTCATATTACCTATAAATTCAGTAGCCTGAGCAATATTAGCTGCATGTCTTACTTGTTCATCATTTGCACCTTGATTTCCAAATCTAATATTTTCAGATATTGATCCAGTAAAAAGAACTGCTTTTTGTGGAACCAACCCAATTTTTGACCTTAAATTTTGTTGAGTTATTTTTTTAATATCAACTCCATCTACTAATATACTTCCATTAGTAACATCATAAAAACGAGGTATTAAATTTACAAGAGTAGACTTACCACATCCAGTCCCTCCTATTATAGCTGTTACTTCACCTGGCTTTGCACAAAATGAAACTCCCTTTAACACAGGCTCTTCAGCTCCATGATACGAAAATATTACATTTTTAAACTCAAGATAACCTCGTTTACTAGTTTCATTCTCTAATTTATCACTATCATTAATATCGGGATTTGTGTCTAACACCTCATTTATCCTAACCGCAGAAGCTGATGCACGAGGTACCAATATGAACATCATAGTAAACATAACAAGAGAAAACATTATTTGCATGGCATATTGAATAAATGCCATCAAATCTCCAACTTGCATGACTCCATTGTCTATTCTAATAGATCCAAACCATATTATAGCTACATTAGTAAAGTTCATTATCAACATCATTAAAGGCATTAAAATAGCCATCAATTTATTTACCTTAATAGCAGTATCCACTAAATCTAAATTCGCATCGTTAAATTTAGATTTTTCCTTATCAACTCTATTAAAAGCCCTTATAACTCTGATTCCAGTTAATCTCTCTCTTAATACTAAATTTAACTTATCAAGCTTTACTTGCATTAATTTGTATAAAGGTATACTTTTGGCACCTATTAAAGATATCAAAATAGCCAAAACTACTATTACCACTACAAATATAAGAGATAACTTCGCATCCTTTGATACAGCCATTATAATTCCACCTACAGCCATAATAGGTGCTCTAACAAACATTCTCAATATAGTTATTAATACAGTTTGAACTTGAGTTATATCGTTAGTAGTCCTAGTTATTAAAGATGAAGTTCCAGTCTTATCAAATTCGTGAAGAGAAAAAGATTCTACCTTAGTAAAAACTTCATTTCTTAAATTTGTTCCAAATCCCATACCAATTTTTGATGACAAATAACTTGCATAAACAGCACTTATAGTTCCTAATATAGTAATCAGTACCATACGCTTACCTATATCTAGTATATAATCTATATCTTTATTTACTATACCCGTATCCACTATGTCAGACATTAACGTAGGAAGGTATAAATCCGTAATAGTTTGTATAAATACAAGTATAATTACCAAAATTATGGATATAGAAAAAGGTCTTAACTTTTTAAATAACTTAATCATTTTTCAACCTCCATTGTGAAATCTAAGCTTAATTTAGTTTACCCAAAAAAGGCTTAACGATAAATTTAATTTATCATTAAGCCTTTTTAAAGCTTTTCTATAAAATTCTTTTTAATCCACCCATATTCACCATTTAATGTAGCAAGTGCATAACTTCCATATATATCTACAACATCTATAACTTGCCCTTTATCAACAGTAAGGTAATACTCTTGATAATCTTGGTTGCAGTAATACCCTTCATCTCCTAACTCTATTATCTCATTCTTCACATTTATAAGTTCTCCAGTATCCAGTCTTTTACATACTGAAAATTCTTTTTTGTGTTCTATAATTTCAATTCTATTATTAGGCCATCCGATTTTTCTTGGAATTTCCTTTGTTCCAAACGAGTCCTCTATTACTATATATTTGTGAAATTCATCAGCACTTTCATTATAAATATTATATTCGCCATTTGTTTTTTCAATTATAAGTGCGTTGAGTTGTGCAATTTTTTTTACGTTATATCCTCCATCAATACATATAATTTTCTTTTCATTATCTATTATAGAATCACAGTTAATGCTATAATCTCTATAGTTTGACGCTGGCCAATGTCCTACAACTACAGTTTTGCCACTTTTATTATTTTTTTTATAAAATTGTTCACAGTATAAAAAAGTCTTAAGAGTTGATTCTTTCCAATCTTCCTTCTCATTTATGCC is drawn from Tepidibacter hydrothermalis and contains these coding sequences:
- a CDS encoding ABC transporter ATP-binding protein, whose translation is MSDKNTKSTSSGHRGNAMSIPVEKAKNFKVTLNRLLVYLKPSISKLILVVILAIFSTIFSILSPKIMGKATTKLFEGLMMKMKGIPGASIDFGYISNIIVILSCLYVVSAAFSYIMQYIMASVAQNTVFEMRKDVSDKLGKLPLGYYDSRSNGEILSRVTNDIDNVSNTLQQSITQLITSIITILGVIVMMFTISWVLTLITLITLPLSIIITKTVASKSQKFFKEQQFYLGQLNGHVEETYTGHKVVKAFSQEKESIKKFSDINNKLYNVAWRAQFISGVIMPLMSFVNNLGYVLVSVVGGVLVTRGSIQIGDVQAFIQYTRQFSQPIVQTANVANIIQSTIASAERVFEILDEDEEIADIDNSVIVDNPKGDVVFENVEFSYKKDQSLIKNMNINVKKGQMVAIVGPTGAGKTTLVNLLMRFYEIDGGRITVDGVDIRDFKRSDLRKMFGMVLQDTWLFKGSIRDNVAYSKLNATEKEIIDATYAAHADRFVRTLPSGYETILNEEADNISQGQKQLLTIARAILLDPPIMILDEATSSVDTRTESYIQKAMETLMKGRTSFVIAHRLSTIKDADIILVMNRGKIIEQGNHNDLMKKNGFYADLYNSQFVGNI
- a CDS encoding ABC transporter ATP-binding protein; the encoded protein is MIKLFKKLRPFSISIILVIILVFIQTITDLYLPTLMSDIVDTGIVNKDIDYILDIGKRMVLITILGTISAVYASYLSSKIGMGFGTNLRNEVFTKVESFSLHEFDKTGTSSLITRTTNDITQVQTVLITILRMFVRAPIMAVGGIIMAVSKDAKLSLIFVVVIVVLAILISLIGAKSIPLYKLMQVKLDKLNLVLRERLTGIRVIRAFNRVDKEKSKFNDANLDLVDTAIKVNKLMAILMPLMMLIMNFTNVAIIWFGSIRIDNGVMQVGDLMAFIQYAMQIMFSLVMFTMMFILVPRASASAVRINEVLDTNPDINDSDKLENETSKRGYLEFKNVIFSYHGAEEPVLKGVSFCAKPGEVTAIIGGTGCGKSTLVNLIPRFYDVTNGSILVDGVDIKKITQQNLRSKIGLVPQKAVLFTGSISENIRFGNQGANDEQVRHAANIAQATEFIGNMKEGFDSYISQGGTNLSGGQKQRISIARALVRKPEIYVFDDSFSALDFKTDAKLRQALKKETVNDTVIIVAQRVTTVMDANRIIVLEDGNIAGMGTHKELLKSCSVYQEIVSSQLSKEEI
- a CDS encoding metallophosphoesterase, translating into MPLNSRIINLNEEQDYRLICVSDIHGGLDLFKKLIEKVDFKQSDYLVIIGDFIEKGKFNKETLLYIKELSEKDNIIVLSGNCEAFISRLILQKNNCKKIMRYIKYKPHKSIFDEWIEELNINIDEIDGDNLQNILIQNYKDDIEFLGMLPIALEIEDFIFVHAGINEKEDWKESTLKTFLYCEQFYKKNNKSGKTVVVGHWPASNYRDYSINCDSIIDNEKKIICIDGGYNVKKIAQLNALIIEKTNGEYNIYNESADEFHKYIVIEDSFGTKEIPRKIGWPNNRIEIIEHKKEFSVCKRLDTGELINVKNEIIELGDEGYYCNQDYQEYYLTVDKGQVIDVVDIYGSYALATLNGEYGWIKKNFIEKL